The proteins below are encoded in one region of Segatella copri:
- a CDS encoding putative porin has protein sequence MKKKKIIFSSLLFCAATLPVAAQNDFNYNEDSQFRPQTNRKVNTDSLGSDKEIPKGIRVWTVDERFGDTKAAVVDTLQHMYMNTTFTEGLRGEYNTLGNMGTARLNRIFIDRRNTQGNFIFTEPYDYIVNPVSDFHFTNTYSPITNITLNSCGDKVTGEDDFKAMFAVNANKRLGAGFRFDYKYGRGYYNAQSTSHFKYTMWASYLGDRYQAHFLFSTNHEKMTENGGITNDDYIKHPEIYTESFATNEIPTVLEQNWNRLDNQHIFFTHRYNVGFSRKVKMTEEEIKAKKFAMASKKENAEEEAKEEARKKAKEQGKKFDEKAYDKQQGAKFSGRPDGAKIAGDEPAKDSAAKDIRNDSTRIAVNGKAAADSLLAVQKKNAEDSLFYKSEYVPVTSFIHTVKFDNYRRIYEAYQTPADYYLNEYYDAGRLTGDSIYDQTKHWHMKNTFAIAMLEGFNKWAKAGLKAFASYDLRHYELPTMEGGFEKYNEHVLSVGGQLSKQEGKTLHYNAVAEIGLTGVDAGTLAIDGNVDVNIPFLGDTLQVRGDAFFHRETPSFYYRNYHARHLWWENDLDKTIHTRIMGTLSFPKTRTKLRVAVDEIKNYTYFSQSYDITEEGLRTGVMVTPMQESGGINLLTAQLEQNFRLGILNWENQFTYQHSSKESVLPVPAFNAYTNLYIKFKVVKVLNVDLGADMRYFTSYEAPDYSPYMGQYTVQGNGENNVKIGNYPIVNVYANVHIKHTRFFVMMSHINAGQGDKNYFFAPHYPMNERVFRIGVSWNFFN, from the coding sequence ATGAAGAAGAAGAAAATTATATTCTCATCACTCCTATTTTGTGCTGCAACCCTCCCGGTTGCGGCACAAAACGATTTTAACTATAACGAAGATTCACAGTTCCGCCCTCAAACCAACCGCAAGGTGAACACCGATTCACTGGGCTCAGACAAGGAGATTCCGAAAGGCATCAGGGTATGGACCGTAGACGAACGCTTCGGCGACACAAAGGCTGCGGTAGTAGACACCTTGCAGCACATGTATATGAACACAACCTTCACGGAAGGACTGAGAGGCGAATACAATACCCTCGGAAACATGGGTACTGCCCGACTGAACCGAATCTTCATCGACCGCCGCAACACGCAGGGCAACTTCATCTTTACAGAGCCCTACGATTATATCGTAAATCCGGTAAGCGACTTCCACTTCACCAACACCTACTCACCTATCACCAACATAACGCTGAACAGTTGCGGCGACAAGGTGACTGGAGAAGATGACTTCAAGGCCATGTTTGCAGTAAATGCCAACAAAAGGCTAGGCGCCGGTTTCAGATTCGACTACAAGTATGGCAGAGGATATTATAACGCACAGAGTACCAGCCACTTTAAATACACCATGTGGGCATCTTACCTGGGCGACCGCTATCAGGCACACTTCCTCTTCAGTACCAATCATGAGAAGATGACCGAGAACGGCGGTATTACCAACGATGATTACATCAAACATCCGGAAATCTATACCGAATCGTTTGCCACCAATGAAATTCCTACCGTTCTGGAACAGAACTGGAACCGACTGGACAACCAGCACATCTTCTTTACCCACCGCTACAACGTAGGTTTCAGCCGAAAGGTAAAGATGACCGAAGAAGAAATCAAGGCAAAGAAATTTGCCATGGCTTCGAAAAAGGAAAATGCTGAAGAGGAAGCGAAGGAAGAAGCCAGAAAGAAAGCCAAGGAACAAGGCAAGAAATTTGATGAGAAAGCCTACGACAAACAGCAGGGTGCTAAATTCAGCGGCCGTCCTGACGGAGCCAAGATTGCAGGCGATGAACCGGCTAAGGACTCAGCCGCAAAGGACATCAGGAACGACAGTACCCGAATCGCAGTAAACGGAAAAGCTGCTGCCGACAGTCTGCTGGCCGTCCAGAAAAAAAATGCCGAAGACTCGCTTTTCTACAAGAGCGAATATGTTCCGGTAACGAGTTTCATCCACACGGTAAAGTTTGACAACTATCGCCGTATTTACGAAGCTTATCAGACCCCTGCCGACTATTATCTGAATGAATATTACGATGCAGGCAGGCTGACCGGCGACTCCATCTACGACCAGACCAAGCACTGGCACATGAAGAATACCTTCGCCATTGCCATGCTTGAAGGTTTCAATAAATGGGCAAAGGCAGGCTTGAAGGCTTTCGCCAGCTACGACCTCCGTCACTATGAACTGCCAACCATGGAAGGTGGTTTCGAAAAATACAACGAGCATGTGCTGAGCGTAGGCGGACAGCTGAGCAAGCAGGAAGGCAAGACCCTCCACTACAATGCCGTAGCAGAAATAGGACTGACGGGTGTTGACGCCGGAACCCTTGCCATAGATGGTAATGTAGACGTGAACATCCCATTCCTGGGCGACACGCTTCAGGTAAGAGGCGATGCTTTCTTCCATAGAGAAACCCCATCGTTCTATTACCGCAACTATCACGCCCGTCATCTGTGGTGGGAGAATGATCTCGACAAGACCATCCATACCCGCATCATGGGTACGCTCTCCTTCCCTAAGACACGCACCAAGCTGAGAGTGGCTGTAGATGAAATCAAGAACTACACCTACTTCTCACAGAGCTATGACATTACAGAAGAAGGTTTGCGAACAGGAGTCATGGTAACTCCGATGCAGGAAAGCGGAGGAATCAACCTGCTGACAGCACAACTGGAACAGAACTTCAGACTGGGCATTCTGAACTGGGAAAACCAGTTTACCTACCAGCACTCAAGCAAGGAGAGTGTTCTGCCAGTGCCAGCCTTCAATGCCTACACCAACCTCTACATCAAGTTCAAGGTGGTAAAGGTGCTGAACGTAGACCTGGGTGCTGACATGCGCTACTTTACAAGCTATGAAGCTCCCGACTATTCACCTTATATGGGACAGTATACGGTACAGGGCAACGGCGAGAACAACGTAAAGATAGGCAACTATCCTATCGTCAATGTTTACGCCAACGTTCACATCAAGCACACCCGTTTCTTCGTAATGATGAGCCACATCAATGCAGGACAGGGCGACAAGAACTACTTCTTCGCTCCTCATTATCCGATGAACGAGAGAGTGTTCCGTATTGGAGTAAGCTGGAACTTCTTCAATTAA
- a CDS encoding DUF5103 domain-containing protein, which produces MKQLYTIISLLFLFTYPAWAQQHEIFNQRIRTLQVVGGTNWLSLPVSSLGGEPIHIDFDDMTHDYHRYSYKIEHCDANWNVSASLFESDYMRGFNGNQIIEDVEQSINTNHPYTHYHLAIPNADCQLTMSGNYRLTVYDDNAENEEEGKMFTACWMITEPQPLVKLKLEATSTTDIDIQKDHQQLKMELDHSQLRITHPNQLNIVVLQNGRWDNAVINPKPDYLSAGKMSWQHVRALIFDAGNEYRKFEFLDTDHPTMGIDAIDWDGSDYQVKVMTDSPRPNYVYDEAAKGSFYIRNSDNVENNNTCEYAQIHFTLKAPKLPGDVYLNADWTYGRFLPEYRMEYDEMTKTYHARLFMKQGYYSYQYLMKMEDGSIRLLPSEGNFYQTQNKYNVLVYYRAQSDRTDRLVGYGELK; this is translated from the coding sequence ATGAAACAATTATACACTATCATCTCCCTTCTCTTTCTGTTTACCTATCCTGCCTGGGCGCAGCAGCACGAGATATTCAACCAGCGCATCAGAACCCTACAGGTTGTAGGCGGAACCAACTGGTTATCGCTCCCAGTATCGTCACTGGGCGGAGAACCTATCCATATCGATTTTGACGACATGACGCACGATTATCATCGGTACAGCTACAAGATTGAACATTGTGATGCAAACTGGAACGTATCTGCTTCGCTCTTTGAAAGCGACTATATGAGAGGCTTCAACGGCAATCAGATTATTGAAGATGTAGAGCAATCCATCAACACCAATCATCCTTACACTCATTATCATCTGGCAATTCCCAATGCCGACTGCCAACTTACCATGAGCGGCAACTACAGACTGACGGTTTATGACGACAATGCGGAAAACGAGGAAGAAGGCAAAATGTTTACAGCCTGCTGGATGATTACAGAGCCTCAGCCATTAGTTAAACTGAAGTTAGAAGCTACTTCTACAACAGATATAGATATCCAGAAGGACCATCAGCAACTGAAAATGGAACTGGATCACAGCCAACTGAGAATCACTCATCCCAACCAGCTGAACATCGTAGTGCTTCAGAACGGAAGATGGGACAATGCTGTCATCAACCCTAAACCCGACTACCTGAGTGCGGGGAAAATGAGTTGGCAGCATGTAAGAGCTCTGATTTTCGATGCGGGCAACGAATACAGAAAGTTTGAGTTTCTGGACACCGATCATCCAACCATGGGAATAGACGCCATAGATTGGGATGGAAGCGACTATCAGGTAAAGGTAATGACTGACAGCCCTCGCCCCAATTACGTTTACGACGAAGCTGCCAAAGGTTCGTTTTATATCCGCAACAGCGACAACGTAGAAAACAACAACACCTGCGAATATGCACAGATTCACTTTACCCTGAAGGCTCCCAAACTGCCAGGCGATGTTTATCTGAACGCAGATTGGACCTACGGCCGTTTCCTCCCCGAATATCGGATGGAATATGATGAAATGACGAAAACCTATCACGCACGTCTCTTCATGAAGCAAGGTTATTACAGTTATCAGTATCTCATGAAGATGGAGGACGGAAGCATCAGGCTACTCCCATCAGAAGGAAATTTCTACCAGACCCAGAACAAATACAATGTACTGGTTTACTATCGGGCTCAGAGCGACCGCACCGACCGGCTGGTAGGATATGGAGAATTAAAATAA
- the menA gene encoding 1,4-dihydroxy-2-naphthoate octaprenyltransferase — protein sequence MIETNSIKAWYLAARPKTLTAAAVPVLLGIALAYKDAQQIQILPALLCLLFAWVMQIDSNLVNDYFDFKHGNDDETRLGPKRACAEGWITLEAMKWGIILTTLLGCAIGLPLVLFGGWEMVIVGICCVVFCFLYTTCLSYLGMGDILVLLFFGIVPVCCTYYLVMPETMQGVSMETVLVSVACGLVVDTLLILNNYRDHDNDQRAGKKTLVVHIGKKNAERLYCALGNLGIITIIGVTTYEVFQHEASSIFLPFAALYIVLHNRTFMEMKKIGEGRELNRILGKTALNIFCFGIVSSLIIIGMAN from the coding sequence ATGATAGAAACAAATTCTATAAAAGCATGGTATCTAGCCGCTCGCCCGAAGACTCTGACGGCGGCGGCTGTTCCTGTTTTATTGGGTATTGCGCTGGCTTATAAAGACGCTCAGCAGATACAGATATTGCCAGCCCTACTCTGCCTGCTCTTTGCATGGGTGATGCAGATAGACAGCAATCTGGTGAATGATTATTTCGACTTCAAACATGGCAATGACGACGAAACCCGGCTGGGACCGAAACGTGCCTGCGCTGAAGGCTGGATAACATTGGAAGCCATGAAATGGGGAATCATCCTCACTACTCTTCTGGGCTGTGCCATAGGGCTTCCGCTGGTTCTTTTCGGAGGTTGGGAAATGGTTATCGTTGGCATCTGTTGCGTAGTCTTCTGTTTTCTCTATACTACCTGTCTCAGCTATCTGGGCATGGGCGATATTCTGGTACTGCTCTTCTTCGGCATTGTACCCGTATGCTGCACATACTATCTCGTAATGCCCGAAACCATGCAGGGAGTAAGCATGGAAACGGTTCTCGTATCTGTAGCCTGCGGACTGGTAGTTGATACGCTGCTCATTCTGAACAATTACCGCGATCATGACAACGACCAGAGAGCCGGCAAGAAGACTCTTGTGGTTCACATAGGAAAGAAGAATGCCGAGCGGTTATACTGTGCATTGGGCAATCTGGGAATCATTACCATAATAGGTGTAACCACCTACGAAGTATTTCAGCATGAAGCCAGCAGCATCTTCCTGCCGTTTGCAGCACTCTATATCGTTCTGCACAACAGAACCTTTATGGAGATGAAAAAGATAGGCGAAGGAAGAGAACTGAACAGAATTCTAGGCAAAACAGCTCTGAACATCTTCTGTTTCGGCATTGTATCATCCCTGATCATCATCGGAATGGCGAATTGA
- a CDS encoding peptidase U32 family protein, with protein sequence MQTLELLAPAKNLECGIAAIDHGADAVYIGAPRFGARAAAGNSLEDIRQLCDYAHQFGAKVHVTVNTIIYQDEMLDTLKMIQQLDEIGVDALLLQDMGVLTEVRAQNLWSRELHSSTQCDVRTPEKAYWLTTLGFKRVVLARELSLDEIKAIHQAIPDREIEVFVHGALCVSYSGVCYASEKCFGRSANRGECAQFCRMKFDLLDSNGQEIEHQRYLLSLKDLCQLDHLKDLADAGATSFKIEGRLKDINYVKNVVAAYSSQLDAIVKAEPRKYRRASVGHVQYNFTPNLKKTFNRGFTHYFLNGRQPDIASFDTPKAIGEFVGKVKEIRGNISFNVATVASFKNGDGLCFINDDRELEGFRVNRVEGNRLYPFGMPEHLRPGMALYRNNDRAFEALLARKSAERKIYIVIEMEPVMGNEFREEPQGVKAVVNIMKTKEAAGGLIYQVAEVFKELKLEKAKRPQGENIKAQMSKLGDTIYEAYQVELLKGMETYFVPNSILTAIRRELIDELTKANQKQLDKSLWGGWDRTLFNNGFGFSQPGEHRLTKEEFTWQPEYGKWGYLYNIANYDARDFYQIHGLSPVVPAFELGKNIPSAWDAKTQEEYDENIEKDKANRSMQPKYTNEKGESLLMQCRHCIRYSLGYCVKRGGKKPSWREPLFLQLGDGRRFRLEFACNECQMNLYSEK encoded by the coding sequence ATGCAAACATTAGAATTATTGGCGCCTGCCAAAAACTTGGAATGTGGTATTGCTGCCATTGATCATGGTGCAGATGCCGTATATATTGGTGCACCTCGTTTTGGTGCACGAGCAGCAGCAGGCAATTCGCTGGAAGATATCAGACAGTTGTGTGATTATGCTCATCAGTTTGGAGCAAAGGTTCATGTTACAGTGAATACTATCATCTATCAGGATGAGATGTTGGATACGCTTAAGATGATCCAGCAACTTGATGAGATTGGTGTAGATGCACTTTTGCTGCAGGATATGGGTGTGCTTACTGAGGTGAGGGCGCAGAATTTGTGGAGTAGAGAATTGCATTCCAGTACCCAGTGTGATGTAAGAACTCCAGAAAAGGCGTATTGGCTTACCACGTTAGGTTTCAAACGTGTTGTTCTGGCTCGTGAGCTTTCGCTCGATGAAATCAAGGCGATCCATCAGGCGATTCCTGATAGAGAAATAGAGGTCTTTGTACATGGAGCGCTCTGCGTAAGCTATTCGGGTGTCTGTTATGCTTCTGAGAAGTGTTTCGGGCGCTCTGCCAATCGTGGAGAATGTGCACAGTTCTGTCGTATGAAGTTTGATTTGCTTGATTCCAATGGTCAGGAGATAGAACATCAGCGTTATCTGTTGTCCCTCAAGGATCTTTGTCAGCTTGATCATCTTAAGGATCTTGCTGATGCTGGAGCTACTTCGTTCAAGATAGAAGGAAGATTAAAAGATATCAACTACGTCAAGAATGTGGTGGCTGCCTATAGCAGTCAACTCGATGCAATCGTAAAAGCTGAACCGCGTAAGTATCGCCGTGCATCGGTGGGACATGTTCAATATAATTTTACACCTAATCTGAAGAAGACTTTCAATCGTGGCTTTACCCATTATTTCCTGAATGGGCGACAGCCGGATATTGCTTCTTTCGATACACCGAAAGCTATCGGCGAGTTTGTGGGAAAGGTTAAGGAAATACGTGGCAACATTTCTTTCAACGTAGCCACAGTAGCCAGCTTTAAAAATGGCGATGGACTGTGTTTTATCAATGATGACCGTGAGTTGGAAGGCTTTCGTGTGAACAGAGTAGAGGGAAATCGCCTCTATCCGTTTGGAATGCCTGAACATTTGCGTCCGGGCATGGCTCTTTATCGTAATAACGATCGGGCTTTCGAGGCTTTGCTGGCTCGTAAGTCTGCTGAACGTAAAATCTATATTGTCATAGAAATGGAGCCTGTGATGGGTAATGAGTTCAGGGAAGAGCCACAGGGGGTAAAGGCTGTTGTCAACATCATGAAGACGAAAGAGGCTGCTGGAGGCTTGATTTATCAGGTGGCTGAGGTGTTTAAAGAGTTGAAACTCGAAAAGGCGAAACGCCCGCAGGGCGAAAATATAAAGGCTCAGATGAGCAAACTGGGCGATACGATTTACGAAGCTTACCAGGTAGAACTTCTGAAGGGAATGGAAACATACTTTGTTCCGAACAGTATTCTCACTGCTATCCGGCGTGAATTGATAGATGAACTTACCAAGGCAAATCAGAAACAGCTTGATAAGTCGTTGTGGGGTGGATGGGATAGAACCTTGTTCAACAATGGTTTTGGATTCAGTCAGCCCGGTGAGCACCGACTTACGAAAGAGGAATTTACTTGGCAGCCGGAATACGGAAAATGGGGATATCTCTATAATATAGCTAACTATGATGCAAGAGATTTTTATCAGATTCATGGTCTGTCGCCAGTAGTTCCGGCATTTGAATTGGGTAAGAATATTCCTTCTGCATGGGATGCTAAGACCCAGGAAGAATATGATGAGAATATAGAAAAAGACAAGGCAAACCGAAGTATGCAGCCTAAGTATACCAATGAAAAGGGAGAATCGCTCCTGATGCAGTGCCGCCATTGTATCCGCTATTCGTTGGGCTACTGTGTGAAGCGTGGAGGCAAGAAACCATCCTGGAGAGAGCCTCTCTTCCTTCAGTTGGGCGACGGTCGCCGCTTCCGTCTGGAGTTTGCGTGCAACGAATGTCAGATGAACTTATATAGTGAGAAATAA
- a CDS encoding zinc ribbon domain-containing protein yields the protein MEKKWTIQILCMLSILLMFSSCYHRRAHHQMHAAMVEYSNKQLDSISFSTTHHYTNKFNFLVFKDSLELIAQQPEEFLSNLPIDSFAVRKNRLLVVTDIRMVPQDSIDSVWVQLATEDNQFGWTRESRLLPKVVPDDPISEFIMTFSNTHLLIFMVIIILIAVAYTVRKIFHSNGKLVHFNDIDSPYPTALVLIVSISATFYATIQLFLPEVWRHFYFHPTLNPFAVPPILGFFLATVWAILIVGLACVDEVKHRLPAGDAVLYLGGLVGVCAIDYIIFSVTTLYYIGYLLLVAYIWFAIRVYLFPHK from the coding sequence ATGGAAAAGAAATGGACGATACAGATTCTTTGTATGCTGAGCATCCTCTTGATGTTCAGCAGTTGTTATCATCGCCGTGCTCATCACCAGATGCATGCAGCTATGGTAGAGTACAGTAATAAACAACTCGATTCCATTTCGTTTTCTACCACCCATCATTATACCAACAAATTCAATTTTCTGGTATTCAAGGATTCCCTGGAATTGATAGCGCAACAGCCTGAAGAATTTTTGAGTAATTTGCCTATCGACTCCTTCGCCGTCCGAAAGAACCGCCTGCTGGTGGTTACGGATATCCGTATGGTTCCTCAGGATTCCATAGATTCTGTTTGGGTGCAGTTGGCAACAGAAGATAATCAGTTTGGCTGGACCCGTGAGTCCCGTCTGCTGCCGAAGGTTGTGCCCGATGATCCTATTTCAGAGTTCATCATGACCTTCAGCAATACTCACTTGCTCATCTTCATGGTTATCATTATTCTCATAGCCGTAGCTTATACAGTTCGTAAGATTTTCCATAGCAATGGTAAACTGGTTCATTTTAATGATATTGATTCACCATATCCTACAGCCTTGGTGCTTATTGTTTCGATATCAGCAACCTTCTATGCAACCATTCAGTTGTTTTTGCCAGAAGTATGGCGTCATTTTTATTTTCATCCTACGCTCAATCCTTTTGCCGTACCGCCTATATTGGGTTTTTTCCTGGCTACAGTCTGGGCGATACTGATAGTAGGACTGGCTTGTGTTGATGAGGTGAAACACCGTTTGCCGGCAGGTGATGCAGTTCTGTATCTGGGTGGTTTAGTGGGTGTTTGCGCCATTGATTACATCATTTTCAGTGTTACTACCTTATATTATATAGGTTATTTACTGCTAGTAGCCTATATATGGTTTGCCATACGGGTTTATCTGTTTCCTCATAAATAA
- a CDS encoding TonB-dependent receptor, giving the protein MKRIVFYSKKSVCIGLAAVALQAYAVDNERATCSDLSLGTSEKLTAANGLLADSSRVYDIDEVVVVSQPKENFRLRQQPLSSTSFGSYQMQRLGSRDLRELSCYVPNFVMPNYGSRFTNAMYVRGIGSRINSPAVGIYLDGIPVLSKAAFNLHHYQTSRIDILRGPQGTLYGQNSEGGLVRIYSRDAYDSKGTYVNLGLGSHFYRNVEAAHYMKLSPRIALGVAAFYDGQKGFFHRAGTSDYADNYDEAGGKFNLKFRFDRGWSMDLLANYQFVYQHAFPYGQLDLNSGKAALPNTTFPGLYRRNMLLSGVNLRHEGAKWDFASTTSYQFLDDNMKMDQDYLPGDYLSLQQDQLQNSITQEFTFKSRQPFFGFWHLTQGAFFSHVWLKTNGPVKFGSALTKPISNVIQTQMQHAMPPAMASGVSVSVDMGAPGLFHTPQSNLGLYHESTFDLSSRLKATLGLRYDFMHTSIHYDTYAYMAMTAKVMGRETTYTLRSMLNRKTGDDYNQLLPKFGLSYQLDEQGSNVYATVSKGYRAGGYNIQMFSDILQTELNAHRQDAMRGDYDVSHTDEDYDRVNQTIAFKPETSWNYEVGTHLNLFDHRLHFDLSAFYMQVRNQQLSVMAGTYGFGRMMVNAGKSHSCGIEAALKGQAFDGAFDWGVNYGFTRAVFDEYTDGEGDKAVNYKDKKVPYVPQHTIAAMADYHLGQFTFGLNMNAQGKTYWDNANTYSQKMYFVMGAHCDIDFSKMSISIWGKNLTDTNYNTFAVDNAATGKKLYFAQRGNPFQCGVDLKFHF; this is encoded by the coding sequence ATGAAAAGAATAGTATTTTATAGTAAAAAGAGCGTATGCATTGGTTTGGCAGCGGTAGCGTTGCAGGCTTATGCAGTGGATAATGAAAGGGCTACTTGCTCTGACCTGTCACTAGGTACGAGTGAAAAGCTTACAGCTGCTAACGGCTTGCTGGCTGATAGCAGCCGAGTTTATGACATTGATGAAGTTGTGGTTGTTTCGCAGCCTAAGGAGAATTTCCGTCTTCGTCAACAGCCTCTCAGCAGCACTTCCTTTGGTTCTTATCAGATGCAGCGATTGGGTTCTCGCGATTTGCGTGAACTTTCCTGCTATGTTCCTAACTTCGTAATGCCCAACTATGGATCGCGTTTTACCAATGCCATGTATGTGCGCGGCATTGGAAGCCGTATCAACAGTCCGGCTGTAGGAATTTATCTTGACGGAATTCCGGTGTTGAGCAAGGCTGCTTTCAATCTTCACCATTATCAGACCAGCCGTATAGATATTCTCCGTGGTCCACAGGGAACACTCTATGGTCAGAATTCTGAAGGTGGTTTGGTGCGCATCTATTCCCGCGATGCTTATGATAGCAAGGGCACCTACGTTAATCTGGGATTGGGCTCTCATTTCTATCGTAATGTAGAAGCGGCTCATTATATGAAGCTTTCACCTCGTATCGCATTAGGGGTAGCTGCTTTTTATGATGGACAGAAGGGATTCTTCCATCGTGCAGGAACCAGCGATTATGCCGACAATTATGATGAGGCTGGCGGTAAGTTTAATCTTAAGTTCCGTTTTGATAGAGGATGGAGCATGGATTTGCTGGCCAATTACCAATTTGTCTATCAGCATGCATTTCCTTATGGTCAGTTGGATTTAAACAGTGGCAAGGCTGCATTGCCAAATACAACATTCCCTGGGCTTTATCGCCGCAACATGCTGCTTTCGGGTGTCAATCTTCGTCATGAAGGAGCGAAATGGGATTTTGCTTCTACTACCAGCTATCAGTTCCTGGATGACAATATGAAGATGGATCAGGATTATCTTCCTGGAGATTATTTGAGCTTGCAGCAAGACCAGTTGCAGAATTCTATCACTCAGGAGTTCACATTTAAGAGTCGTCAGCCTTTCTTCGGTTTCTGGCATCTTACCCAGGGTGCATTCTTCTCCCATGTGTGGTTGAAGACAAATGGTCCTGTAAAATTCGGTTCAGCATTGACGAAGCCTATCAGTAACGTTATCCAGACTCAGATGCAGCATGCAATGCCTCCGGCAATGGCTAGCGGAGTTTCTGTCAGTGTAGATATGGGAGCTCCGGGTTTGTTCCATACTCCTCAGAGCAATTTGGGTCTCTATCACGAGAGTACGTTTGATCTTTCTTCCCGTCTGAAAGCTACGCTTGGTTTGCGTTACGATTTCATGCATACAAGTATTCATTACGATACTTATGCTTATATGGCGATGACAGCTAAGGTGATGGGCAGGGAGACTACTTATACTTTGCGTTCAATGCTCAACCGCAAAACGGGTGATGATTACAACCAGCTTCTACCAAAATTTGGCTTAAGTTACCAGCTTGATGAGCAGGGCAGCAATGTTTATGCCACAGTGAGCAAGGGCTATCGTGCAGGCGGTTATAATATCCAGATGTTCAGTGACATCTTGCAGACCGAACTGAATGCTCACCGTCAGGATGCGATGCGAGGCGATTACGACGTTTCTCATACCGATGAAGATTATGATAGGGTGAACCAGACTATTGCCTTTAAGCCGGAAACCTCATGGAATTATGAGGTAGGAACGCATCTCAATCTTTTTGATCATCGTCTTCATTTCGATTTGAGTGCCTTCTATATGCAGGTTCGTAATCAGCAACTCTCTGTGATGGCAGGAACCTATGGCTTTGGCCGAATGATGGTTAATGCAGGTAAGAGTCACAGTTGTGGTATTGAAGCCGCGCTCAAGGGTCAGGCTTTCGACGGTGCTTTTGATTGGGGTGTAAACTATGGTTTTACACGCGCCGTATTTGATGAATATACTGATGGCGAGGGTGATAAGGCTGTGAATTATAAGGACAAGAAGGTTCCTTATGTTCCTCAGCATACGATAGCAGCCATGGCTGACTATCATTTAGGACAGTTTACCTTCGGATTGAACATGAATGCGCAGGGCAAGACTTATTGGGATAATGCCAATACCTACAGCCAGAAGATGTATTTCGTGATGGGTGCGCATTGTGATATTGATTTCAGCAAGATGAGCATCAGTATCTGGGGTAAGAATCTCACAGATACTAATTACAATACCTTTGCTGTTGATAATGCAGCAACAGGAAAGAAACTGTATTTTGCCCAGCGTGGCAATCCTTTCCAATGTGGTGTTGATCTGAAATTCCACTTTTAG
- a CDS encoding HD domain-containing protein, with product MKQQVNLEIMDFVEKQILPKYNAFGESHGLRHVTRVIRNSLKLVPVTGADIDMVYVIAAYHDLGMSGPRAIHHITSGKILQADARLKRWFGPEQIKIMKEAVEDHRASSSRQPRSIYGKIVAEADRDIDVHEIFLRAIQYGKENNPKYDKEQQWERFSQHMDEKYSRNGYIRLWIPNSPNEKALNELRNIIEDKTELKKYFEKIFEENS from the coding sequence ATGAAGCAACAGGTAAATCTCGAAATCATGGACTTTGTGGAGAAACAGATTCTCCCCAAATATAATGCTTTTGGCGAAAGTCATGGACTCAGACATGTTACCCGAGTCATCAGAAACTCTCTGAAACTGGTTCCGGTAACCGGAGCCGACATCGATATGGTGTATGTAATAGCCGCTTACCACGACCTGGGGATGAGCGGTCCGCGTGCCATTCATCATATAACCAGCGGTAAGATTCTGCAGGCAGATGCAAGACTGAAGCGCTGGTTCGGTCCGGAGCAGATTAAAATCATGAAAGAAGCTGTTGAGGACCATCGGGCTTCATCCAGCCGACAACCTCGCAGCATCTATGGCAAGATTGTGGCAGAAGCCGATCGCGACATTGATGTTCACGAGATATTTCTGCGCGCCATACAGTATGGCAAAGAAAACAATCCAAAATATGACAAGGAGCAGCAATGGGAGCGGTTCAGCCAGCACATGGACGAAAAATATTCACGAAACGGATACATCAGGTTATGGATTCCCAACTCCCCTAACGAGAAAGCGCTCAACGAACTGCGCAATATTATAGAGGACAAAACGGAACTGAAAAAATATTTCGAAAAAATATTCGAAGAAAACAGCTAA